A single genomic interval of Antechinus flavipes isolate AdamAnt ecotype Samford, QLD, Australia chromosome 1, AdamAnt_v2, whole genome shotgun sequence harbors:
- the GAPT gene encoding protein GAPT translates to MTDYSAFFILHFLLCHLHPSLSTSHCDYVKNNTVEWGKINTSITHLYLNNCDVKNVLYCESNLPKLTLLNLSSNQIESLPERFLLNTSQKVTLYLEDNKLKNLPRSILENKKLTICSLDCIYDVKRNNINISTCEDIFRKCGNGSGHVLLIVFLLLAILVLSALGLVLFWKRRRYTSNFALPRFLHKKKDQNESDSPHVPCTLAEYVGTKSFSPCQIKDEPSPLSRGDMDHNYENMAIGSKSCAEECLTDLYENTAQFNSEEHLYGNEASPEYYNFQKPHFPQTSSDEDIYILPD, encoded by the coding sequence ATGACAGATTATTCAGctttcttcattttgcatttccttctatGCCATCTTCACCCATCCCTTTCAACTTCACATTGCGACTATGTGAAGAATAATACAGTAGAATGGGGTAAAATCAATACATCAATAACTCATCTATACCTGAATAACTGTGATGTGAAAAACGTACTGTACTGTGAGAGTAATCTGCCAAAACTGACATTACTCAACCTATCTTCTAATCAAATAGAGAGTTTACCTGAGAGGTTCCTCCTCAATACCTCCCAAAAAGTAACTCTCTACTTGGAAGACAATAAACTGAAAAATCTACCACGTTCAATTCTGGAAAACAAGAAACTGACAATATGTAGCCTGGACTGCATCTATGATGTTAAGAGgaacaatattaatatttctaCCTGTGAAGACATTTTTAGAAAATGTGGAAATGGGTCAGGACACGTGCTTCTCATTGTATTTCTCTTGCTTGCAATTCTAGTCCTCAGTGCCCTGGGTTTAGTCTTGTTTTGGAAACGCCGCCGTTATACAAGTAATTTTGCCCTGCCAAggtttttgcacaagaaaaaggaTCAGAATGAGTCTGATTCACCTCATGTGCCATGTACCCTCGCTGAATATGTTGGTACAAAGAGCTTTTCACCATGCCAAATAAAAGATGAGCCATCTCCTCTGTCCAGAGGTGACATGGACCACAATTATGAAAATATGGCAATAGGCTCAAAGAGCTGTGCGGAAGAATGTTTGACAGATCTTTATGAAAATACAGCCCAATTCAATTCTGAGGAGCATTTATATGGAAATGAAGCTTCACCTGAATATTATAATTTCCAGAAACCTCATTTTCCCCAAACTTCTTCAGATGAAGATATATATATTCTTCcagattaa